From one Buchnera aphidicola (Therioaphis trifolii) genomic stretch:
- the eno gene encoding phosphopyruvate hydratase encodes MSKIKKIFSREIIDSRGNPTIETEVTLEDNSTGIFSCPSGASTGSEEALELRDNDKKRFLGKGVTKAVKFVNTLIFNSLKNQDAYDQNNIDNIMLMLDGTKNKKNLGANSILSVSMATAKASSKSQNIPFYEYISKLNNTPKQFSMPLPMINILNGGSHSNNNIDIQEFMIQPIGAKSIKEAIRIGCEIFHNLGKIIKNKKLNTSVGDEGGYAPNLKNNESAIILIKKAIKKSNYILGKDITIALDCAASELYNINTKKYYLKGENKTFTSQEFSYFLKNLTLKYPITSIEDGQSELDWDGFLYQTNLLGNKIQIVGDDLFVTNTNKLIKGIKKKIANSILIKLNQIGTLTETLNTIKMAKNAGYSTIISHRSGETEDNSIADLAVGTQAGQIKTGSMSRSERLSKYNQLIRIEEKLGNIIAPFNGIQELKKYKNTF; translated from the coding sequence ATGTCTAAAATAAAAAAAATTTTTTCTAGAGAAATTATTGATTCTAGAGGAAATCCAACTATTGAAACTGAAGTAACATTAGAAGATAATTCTACTGGTATATTTTCTTGTCCATCAGGAGCTTCTACAGGTTCAGAAGAAGCGTTAGAATTACGAGATAATGATAAAAAAAGATTTTTAGGAAAGGGTGTTACTAAAGCTGTAAAATTTGTTAATACATTAATTTTTAATTCTTTAAAAAATCAAGATGCATATGATCAAAATAATATTGATAATATTATGTTAATGTTAGATGGTACAAAAAATAAAAAGAATTTAGGTGCAAATTCTATTTTATCAGTATCTATGGCTACAGCAAAAGCATCTTCAAAATCTCAAAATATTCCATTTTATGAATATATTTCAAAATTAAATAATACACCAAAACAATTTTCCATGCCTCTTCCTATGATAAATATTTTAAATGGGGGTAGTCATTCAAATAATAATATTGATATACAGGAATTTATGATACAACCTATAGGAGCAAAATCTATAAAAGAAGCAATTAGGATAGGTTGTGAAATTTTCCATAATTTAGGAAAAATAATAAAAAATAAAAAATTAAATACTTCTGTTGGAGATGAAGGTGGATATGCACCAAATTTAAAAAATAATGAATCTGCAATTATATTAATAAAAAAAGCAATTAAAAAATCAAATTATATTTTAGGAAAGGATATTACAATAGCTTTAGATTGTGCTGCATCTGAATTATATAATATAAATACTAAAAAATATTATCTAAAAGGAGAAAATAAAACATTTACTTCTCAAGAATTTAGTTATTTTTTAAAAAATTTAACATTAAAATATCCAATTACATCTATTGAAGATGGACAGAGTGAATTAGATTGGGATGGTTTTTTATATCAAACTAATTTATTAGGAAATAAAATTCAAATTGTAGGTGATGATTTATTCGTTACAAATACTAATAAATTAATAAAAGGAATTAAAAAAAAAATAGCAAATTCTATTTTAATTAAATTAAATCAAATTGGAACGTTAACAGAAACATTAAATACAATTAAAATGGCTAAAAATGCAGGATATTCTACAATCATATCACATCGTTCTGGAGAAACTGAAGATAATTCTATTGCTGATTTAGCTGTTGGAACACAAGCAGGACAAATAAAAACTGGATCAATGAGTCGTTCAGAACGTTTATCAAAATATAATCAATTAATTAGAATAGAAGAAAAATTAGGTAATATAATTGCACCATTTAATGGTATACAAGAATTAAAAAAATATAAAAATACTTTTTAA
- the yihA gene encoding ribosome biogenesis GTP-binding protein YihA/YsxC, which yields MNLNYNNMTFLTSSTNFKCMHIEQYGIEIALFGYSNCGKSTLINCLGNNKKLSRFSRLPGRTNMINFFKIHEKLRLVDLPGYGYSKIYNNKTKNHTLIFNYLKFRICLKRILLLIDIRRLLRLEDIKILNYAKKKCINITILLTKCDKLKFSNRIKQLNFLKKNILYNFKNINIILISSIKNIGIKNVLDIINCDYHQYV from the coding sequence ATGAATTTAAATTACAATAATATGACATTTTTAACTAGTTCAACTAATTTTAAATGTATGCATATTGAACAATATGGTATAGAAATTGCATTATTTGGTTATTCTAATTGTGGAAAATCTACATTAATAAATTGTTTAGGTAATAATAAAAAATTATCTAGATTTAGTAGATTACCTGGTCGTACTAATATGATTAATTTTTTTAAAATTCATGAAAAATTAAGATTAGTTGATTTACCTGGTTATGGATATTCTAAAATATATAATAATAAAACAAAAAATCATACTTTAATTTTTAATTATTTAAAATTTCGTATTTGTTTAAAACGTATATTATTATTAATAGATATTAGAAGATTATTAAGATTAGAAGATATAAAAATATTAAATTATGCTAAAAAAAAATGTATTAATATTACTATTTTATTAACAAAATGTGATAAATTAAAATTTTCAAATCGAATAAAACAATTAAATTTTTTAAAAAAAAATATATTATATAATTTTAAAAATATTAATATTATTTTAATTTCTTCTATTAAAAATATTGGAATAAAAAATGTTTTAGATATTATTAATTGTGATTATCATCAATATGTATAA
- a CDS encoding 5'-3' exonuclease H3TH domain-containing protein: MKKKVIILIDGNSYLYRVYYARLKNTNKNILCFQVIYNILYIFKKILIQYKPKKFIIIFDSKKKNFRNKIFKNYKNNRPKMPDILKKISLKIKNILLNIGIPVIIIPKFEADDIIGTISKLAEKNGDYVLIGTCDKDLTQLVNKNIYILNNISNTILNSQDIYKKYGVNPNLMIDFLSLIGDQSDNIPGVLGIGKKTASILLNNIGCIKNIYNNIYKILSIKMKGRKNVIKKLYYGKKMAFLSYKLAKIKIDVKLNVKYKTLNLHSLFYPCTYDNYKYINIIYDIKNIIFNNI; the protein is encoded by the coding sequence ATGAAAAAAAAAGTAATTATTTTAATAGATGGAAATTCTTATTTATATAGAGTATATTATGCAAGATTAAAAAATACAAATAAAAATATATTATGTTTTCAAGTAATATATAATATACTTTATATATTTAAAAAAATTTTAATTCAATATAAACCAAAAAAATTTATCATTATATTTGATAGTAAAAAAAAAAATTTTAGAAATAAAATTTTTAAAAATTATAAAAATAATAGACCTAAAATGCCTGATATATTAAAAAAAATATCATTAAAAATAAAAAATATATTATTAAATATTGGCATACCAGTTATAATTATACCTAAATTTGAAGCAGATGATATTATAGGAACAATTTCAAAATTAGCAGAAAAAAATGGAGATTATGTATTAATTGGAACATGTGATAAAGATTTAACACAATTAGTTAATAAAAATATTTACATATTAAATAATATAAGTAATACTATTTTAAATTCTCAAGATATTTATAAAAAATATGGCGTTAATCCTAATTTAATGATTGATTTTTTATCTTTAATTGGAGATCAATCTGACAATATTCCAGGTGTTTTAGGAATTGGTAAAAAAACTGCATCAATATTACTAAATAACATTGGATGTATTAAAAATATATATAACAATATTTATAAAATACTGTCTATTAAAATGAAAGGTCGTAAAAATGTTATTAAAAAATTATATTATGGAAAAAAAATGGCATTTTTATCATATAAATTAGCAAAAATTAAAATTGATGTAAAATTAAATGTAAAATATAAAACATTAAATTTACATTCATTATTTTATCCTTGTACATATGATAATTATAAATATATTAATATTATATATGATATTAAAAATATTATTTTTAATAATATTTAA